In one window of Macrobrachium nipponense isolate FS-2020 chromosome 2, ASM1510439v2, whole genome shotgun sequence DNA:
- the LOC135220981 gene encoding uncharacterized protein LOC135220981, with the protein MNAQRRKYSKEHSHFDVMNFDVSSSSLGGNSFGKDEVPLVWRIQLAIPQSFPLLLKEAATQSQVRIIHQKPTVTSILISLFHLMKAAANRVFNIATHVFVTGLVK; encoded by the exons TGCTCAACGACGGAAGTACTCTAAGGAACACAGTCACTTTGATGTTATGAACTTTGATGTGAGCTCATCTTCCCTCGGGGGAAACTCATTCGGCAAGGATGAGGTCCCTCTAGTGTGGCGCATTCAGCTCGCAATCCCACAG tcaTTCCCACTACTGTTAAAGGAAGCTGCGACACAAAGCCAAGTCAGAATCATTCACCAGAAGCCGACGGTAACATCAATCCTCATATCTTTATTCCACTTGATGAAGGCAGCAGCAAACCGCGTATTCAATATTGCTACACACGTATTCGTTACGGGGTTGGTCAAGTGA